The Nicotiana tabacum cultivar K326 chromosome 14, ASM71507v2, whole genome shotgun sequence genome contains a region encoding:
- the LOC107803340 gene encoding secreted RxLR effector protein 161-like, producing the protein MEFIYQAKYTKELIQKFGMSNAKLIRTPMSPSTSFDKYEHGKPVDETKYHGIIGSLLYLTASRSDIMFSIYKYARFQSTPKKSHLTVVKRIIRYLIGTTSYGLWYPRSNNFKLEGFLDVDLAGDKEDRKSTSGTRQLMGKALISWNSKKQGSVSLSAIEAEYIAIGQCCAQLLWMSHQLELSI; encoded by the exons ATGGAATTCATCTACCAAGCCAAGTATACAAAAGAATTAATTCAAAAGTTTGGAATGAGCAATGCCAAGTTAATTAGAACTCCTATGAGTCCCTCTACAAGTTTTGACAAGTATGAACATGGAAAACCAGTAGATGAAACAAAGTACCATGGAATAATTGGATCTCTATTATATCTAACTGCTAGTCGATCAGATATCATGTTCAGTATTTATAAATATGCCAGGTTTCAGTCAACTCCTAAGAAGTCACACTTAACTGTAGTAAAGCGAATAATTCGCTATCTTATCGGAACCACCTCTTATGGACTTTGGTATCCACGCTCTAACAATTTTAAACTTGAGGGATTTTTAGATGTTGATCTTGCAGGTGACAAGGAAGACAGAAAAAGCACAAGTGGCACCCGCCAATTAATGGGAAAGGCATTAATCTCCTGGAACAGTAAGAAACAGGGATCAGTATCTCTTTCCGCAATCGAAGCCGAGTATATTGCAATTGGACAATGTTGTGCTCAATTACTCTGGATGTCACATCAATTGG AGTTAAGCATATAG